The genomic window CAAACGCCCCCCGGTCCTGCGACAGCCCGAATACTGGGTGATCGCCACGGGCTTTGCCCTTGCCGCGCTGACCAGCGGTATTTTCCTCAGCCATCTGTTGCCGATCATGGCCGCGCAGGGGGTCAGCGACGATATGGCGATCCTGACCGCTGCGGTAATCGGCCCGGCACAGGTGGCGGGCCGGGTGGCGATGATGGCCATGGGCAACCGCCTGTCCGCCCTGCGCATCGCGCAATGCGCCATGGCGGCACTGGCAGGCGGCGCGCTGATGATGGCGGCGGCTGGCTGGATCGCCGGGCTGGTACTGGGTTTCGGGCTGCTGCAGGGGGCGGGCTATGGCGTGGTCGGCATCATGCGCCCGGTGATCACCCGCGAAACCTTGGGGCAAAAGGATTTCGGGGCGCTGTCAGGCGCGGTGTCCCTGCCATCGCTTCTGTTCTTCGCGCTGGCCCCGTTTATGGGGGCGGCGCTGTTCGGTCTGGCGGGGTACGGCCCGGTTCTGGCGCTTTGCGCGGCCGCCCCGCTGGCCGGGGCACTGCTGCTGCAAAAGCTGCCATATAAATAAAGCGGAAATTGTTAAAAGTACTGGTCTGAAATTCTAGAGCGTATCGCAGTCAATTGGCCTCATAGCCTGCGGCTTTGAAGTAGTTGTAGCATTCTTCTTCTGAGAAGAGGTCGCAGACCTGTCCGACAGCGGCCCATAACTGGTCGTATGTTCGCGCGGTGGCTTTTCGGATCAGGGATTTCAGCTTTGAGAACGCCATCTCTATGGGGTTGAGGTCTGGGCTGTATGGCGGCAGGAACAGGAACCATGCGCCGATGCTGTGCAGAGCTTCAGCGGCGGCAGGTGCCTTGTGGCTGGAGAGGTTATCAAGAATGACAACGTCACCCTCGCGCAGGGTCGGCACCAGTTGGGTTTCGGTGTAGAGGGTGAACATCTCGCTGTTCATGGCCCCGTCGATGACCCATGGGGCGTCCAACCGATCATGGCGCAGTGCACCAATGAAGGTCTGGGTGCGCCAATGGCCGAAGGGTGCGTGATCGACCAAGCGCTGGCCATAAGGAGCCCATCCGGTTGTCTTGGCCATGTTGGTCTTGACCGAAGTCTCGTCGATGAAAGCCAGCCTGTCCAGATAGTTGGCCATGAAGGGCTATTGTCTAGCCCCCAATCTTTGGGTCATTTCTGATTAGAGTTTCTGGCACGGGTGGCCTCATGTTCAAGGCCTGATGTGGCCGCGATGCACGTCGATACCATGCGTCTCGGCCAACTCCGAGACCAGTTCATCGAGCGTGATCTCTCCTTTCCCGGCCACGCGGGCTTCGATCCAGTCAGCTACGCTCGCCAGTTTGCCGTGACCGCCACCGTTGCCTTGCGGACGTGGTGCCAGCGACCCGGTTTCGCGCCGCAGTTTGATCAAGTCGTTCACAAACCGGGGTGACACACGAAAGTGTCGTGCCGCTTCACGGTGACCGTGTCCTTCATCCACAAACGCAACAACACGTTCGCGTAACTCTATCGGATGTGGCTTGCCCATCTGTGACCCCATATCTGCCTCACACACAAGGAATCACATCATGAGCAATCTGGGAATCCTGAATCAGGATGACTGCAACACGCTTGTCTTATGATTTTCTTGGTCTCCATGCGAAAATGGAGCCGATGCGCGCGACGCCTTTCATGGCGGGCATCGGCGGTGGTTGGATCGTGACGGGCTCGGTTGTGATGAACCGTCTTAGAATGTGATCATCCACCGTCTTTGCATGAGGCCTGAACGGATACGCAGCAGCTTGCAGCTCTGCACGACAAGCATAGGACATAGCGAAGACAATGAAGGATAGCATCGGGATCGACATCTCCAAAGCGCATTTGGATGTCCATCGGATCAAGACAGGGCAGCACGCCCAATTCAACAACAATGCGTCGGGTTTTCGTGCACTCAGGAACTGGATTGGTGCGGAACGGCCAGAGGTCGTGGCGCAGCCGTGACGTACTTGTCCCATAATGCTTCCTTCCATTCCAAAGAACAGATCGCACCATCAAACTGTGGGATCAAACAACTAGGCTAAGTCGTTGAAAATAATGGTAGCGGAGGAGGGACTTGAACCCCCGACACGCGGATTATGATTCCGCTGCTCTAACCAACTGAGCTACTCCGCCAGACCGGTGGCGGTGCTAAGACAGGTGGGGCCGTCCGTCAACCTCAAAAGCAAGCGCAACCGGCGCCATCTCACCTTTCTACCGGGAAAGGATGCGGTTCCCCCTGCTTTGCGATATGAGCGGGTCAACACCACTCAGAGGTCTTCGATTAGGACACAGAAAGATTTTCCACGATGCGCGTCCTTGTTGTCTATACCCATCCGCACCCGGACAGTTTTACTGCTGCAATCCGCGACGTGGTCGTGGACGGGCTGCGCGCAGCAGGGACGGAGCTGCGGGTAAGTGACCTTTACAGGCGGGGCTTCACCCCTGTGCTGACCGGCGCGGAGCTTGAAGCCTACCCCGATCCGGCCCGCAACACACAAGCGGTTCAACAGGATATTGACGACCTTCAATGGTGCGACACGATGATCTTTATCTATCCAACCTGGTGGCACGGATTGCCCGCGATGCTGAAAGGCTGGCTTGACCGGGTGATGGTGCCGGGCGTTGCGTTCAGAATGCCCGATGGCGCAGACGCAAATATCCGCCCGGGCCTGACCAATATCACCCGGCTTGCCGTGTTCACGACCTGTGGGGCCAGTTGGTGGCTGACCCAACTGGTCGGTGCCCCGGGCAGGCGCACCTTGCTGCGTGGCCTGCGCCTGATCTGCGCCAGACGGTGCAAAACCAGTTTCACCGCCTGTTACAAGATCGACAAAGCCACATCACAAAGCCGGGCTGCACATTTGAAAAAGGTCGCGGCGAAGGTAGACTTGTTTATCGGAATTGCGGCCAGACGCGTCGCCAGATCAAAGGTGCCCTCATGATCCCCATTCTGGACTGGCAGAGATTTGCAGGCGGCGCGGATCGCGACGGGTTTGTGGCCGATCTGGGGGCGGCGGCCCGGGGTCCGGGGTTCTTTCTGCTGACAGGCCATGGCGTGGACCAAACCCTTTGCGCGGAGGTCTTCGCCCAAGCGGACCGGTTCTTTGCCCTGCCTCTGGCCGAGAAACAGAACATCTCGATCCTGAAGACACCGCATTACCGGGGCTGGGCCCATGACGGGCTGGAATCACTGGATGAAAACAGCGGCGCGGCGGATCGAAAGGAAAGCTTCAACATGGGGCTGGATCTGGCCCCCGATGATCCCCGCGTGCTGGCCAATGAGCCGTTTCGCGGGGTGAACCAATGGCCCGACCTGCACGGGTTTCGCGACACGATGCGGGCCTATTACGATGCGGCAATGACGCTTGGCACCGGGATCATGCGCGCCGTCGCGCTGGATCTGGGCCTGCCGGAGACACATTTCGACACTGCGTTGCATGACCCGCTGGCCGCGCTGCGCGTGCTGCATTACCCGCCCGGCACCGGCACCGAGGGGGAAATCGGGGCCGGGGCGCATACGGATTACGGTGCCATCACGCTTCTGATGACCGATGGCGAGGCCGGGTTGCAGGTGAAACCGCGCGGGGCTGACTGGATCGACGCACCGCATGTGGAGGGTGCCTATGTGGTCAATATCGGCGACTGCCTGATGCGCTGGACCAATGACATCTATGTGTCCACGCCGCATCGGGTGCTGCCCCCGAAACGCGCCCGCAGATCGGTGGCGTTCTTTGTGGAGGCGAACCCCGATGTGGTGGTGAAGGCCCTGCCGGGCACCGGCACACCGAAATACCCGCCTGTGCGCGCCGCCGATTATCTGATGTCCCGGCTTGACGCGACCTATAACGCGCCGGTGGCGAAGGGCTGAGCCGGTCGATAAAGCGTTTCGGATAAGCCCTGGATCGAAAAAAGCGGCCTCTCGCCTTTGGCTCGACCGCGTTTTTCGATACCATCTGTTTCAGGGTAAACCCGAAAAACTATAGTGAGGCGGCACGCCCTGCCCTTCTGCAAGGGCCCCCAGAATGCCTGACAAGAATCCCGGGATCATCCGACGCAGAGTGGTGTAAGACCGTCAGACGGTTTTAACCTTTACGTCATCAACTGACCCAAAATCGTAAAAGCCAGCAAAGCTGACCTTAGTTCAGATCGCGGCGAAAGAGGGAAAAGAGGCCAATGTGACCGGTGCTTCCGTGCGGAAATGCAGGCAGTCCTTCAGCTCGGGGCGCTTGCAGGTCGTCTCGAAGAAGAACCGCAACCCGACAAGCCGCACGTTGTAAGTCGATGGGGTGACGTTCGTGTTGACCATGTGCAGCTGGTAAGCCCGCAAGTCTTCTTCCGTCGCGGTGTCCGGCGACCTGCCAAGGAACTCTACAAAATAACGAACAGCCCGTATATGCGCCTTTTGCGAGCTCTCCCCGAGCCCTTTGATCCGCATATCTTCGATCATCCGAGCACGTAGCGGGCTCACCTTCTCCTGTGTCATTGGAACCTCCTGTCCGATTGAGAAACCTCAATCGTCAGGCAGGTCTGCAAAATTCCAAAACAGCTGGATCAGTGCCAAACACCCGCCAAGTGCGCCAATGCCGCGAGAGCGGCTTCGTCCTGGTCCCGCGCATAGATCGAACAGGGCCGCCTCTTTGAAAGTCCGGTTTGGTCGTAAGACAAGCGCCCCGCCTTGAACCTGCATCCCCAATCCTCTGTCATGCCTTCGGCGCGCGCGGGACATTAGCGATACGTCATGGCGCATGTTAAAGGCGGGGTCCTGTACAGGCCGCGAAACGGGTCACATCGACCAGCCCGCCTCAACCGCGCAGGACACCCGCAGGCGGAATCGACTGGCCTTCGAATGTCACCGCTTCCGGCCCGTGGTTGAAGACAAAGCGCGTGGGGCCGGATTGGCGGATACGAATGTCTTGCGGCAATGCAACCGTTTCCAGCCCTGAGGCAGCGGCCAGACGCTCAAGAATGCGGGCCAGATACGCCGGATCGGGCCAGCCGCCCAGATATTGCACCGGGCCTGCACGCAGCAAAACAGGGGCACCCGCCGCATCGCGATCCAGCACCTCGGC from Rhodophyticola sp. CCM32 includes these protein-coding regions:
- a CDS encoding helix-turn-helix domain-containing protein — protein: MGKPHPIELRERVVAFVDEGHGHREAARHFRVSPRFVNDLIKLRRETGSLAPRPQGNGGGHGKLASVADWIEARVAGKGEITLDELVSELAETHGIDVHRGHIRP
- a CDS encoding NAD(P)H-dependent oxidoreductase, whose translation is MRVLVVYTHPHPDSFTAAIRDVVVDGLRAAGTELRVSDLYRRGFTPVLTGAELEAYPDPARNTQAVQQDIDDLQWCDTMIFIYPTWWHGLPAMLKGWLDRVMVPGVAFRMPDGADANIRPGLTNITRLAVFTTCGASWWLTQLVGAPGRRTLLRGLRLICARRCKTSFTACYKIDKATSQSRAAHLKKVAAKVDLFIGIAARRVARSKVPS
- a CDS encoding isopenicillin N synthase family dioxygenase — protein: MIPILDWQRFAGGADRDGFVADLGAAARGPGFFLLTGHGVDQTLCAEVFAQADRFFALPLAEKQNISILKTPHYRGWAHDGLESLDENSGAADRKESFNMGLDLAPDDPRVLANEPFRGVNQWPDLHGFRDTMRAYYDAAMTLGTGIMRAVALDLGLPETHFDTALHDPLAALRVLHYPPGTGTEGEIGAGAHTDYGAITLLMTDGEAGLQVKPRGADWIDAPHVEGAYVVNIGDCLMRWTNDIYVSTPHRVLPPKRARRSVAFFVEANPDVVVKALPGTGTPKYPPVRAADYLMSRLDATYNAPVAKG
- a CDS encoding site-specific integrase — protein: MTQEKVSPLRARMIEDMRIKGLGESSQKAHIRAVRYFVEFLGRSPDTATEEDLRAYQLHMVNTNVTPSTYNVRLVGLRFFFETTCKRPELKDCLHFRTEAPVTLASFPSFAAI